The Nycticebus coucang isolate mNycCou1 chromosome 5, mNycCou1.pri, whole genome shotgun sequence genome window below encodes:
- the LOC128585524 gene encoding uncharacterized protein LOC128585524 codes for MGQTVTTPLSLTLDHWTEVKRRGRDLSVEVKKGPWQTFCSSEWPNFNVGWPSGGTFDLSLIFAIKEIVFQRGLGAHPDQQPYIIVWQDLVQNPPPWVQPWTATSRPPSNPWVLAVQSSSSRKGGDSSDSPKKIYPKIYPEIQADHLLLDPPPPPPPYPPALAPVGGQRGPASPDPAIAPSAPPGEPSLGPAQEDPQRLTGLVEFLMFSHQP; via the exons atgggacagactgtgacaacccctctgagtttgactctagatcattggactgaagtgaagagaagaggtcgtgacctgtcagtagaggttaaaaaaggcccatggcagacattctgctcctcggagtggcccaattttaacgtcggctggccctcaggaggaacctttgacttatctcttatttttgctatcaaagagattgtttttcagagaggactgggagcccatccggatcaacaaccttacattatagtctggcaggacctggtacagaatccgcccccctgggttcagccatggactgccacatccaggcccccatCTAATCCttgggtgctcgctgtccaatcttccagttccagaaaagggggcgacagctcggactcccctaagaagatctacccg aagatctacccggaaattcaggctgatcatcttctcctcgaccctccaccccctcctcccccataccctcctgccttggctcctgtcggggggcagagAGGACCAGCATCaccggatccggcgattgccccctctgcaccaccgggggaaccttcactggggcccgcacaag aagacccccaacgcctaaCTGGGCTGGTAGAAttcctgatgttctctcatcagccc